One genomic segment of Anguilla anguilla isolate fAngAng1 chromosome 2, fAngAng1.pri, whole genome shotgun sequence includes these proteins:
- the LOC118219790 gene encoding uncharacterized protein LOC118219790 — MDLEPSTYRCTHTEPHNQTHIGYTELIFNVTSSSINDRSGLKAFIWTSRKEGTYCVGRCEASLETYTSPQNCTWTRHHCFNLTTCGYHKPTQCPKTYPLPPGGLIKGNVNKTLLHDVNLVMAHVSYNISNILSAYVTHCDIKDKTYAWLQARLDDLVSDYKGRLAVQIPPVRSKRDLFGDVTGLFGSGNSIANTYKITKQSQYSAWLANQVATGFQHLTNSNENIIKAVRSEAQALLAISHSLFNQTRTIERALACRTYAQDLFTAARQEILDLRLRKPPRHVLNDLIETLDLHRWIVSEKMKDIKHAELLTTFMMYTGTECVGCIGFFVSFPLIHPEQVYPNSTTIRSIGVVVKNQILKLDHLTGYITMRGTETIFTTRMCCHETSSYIICTCNTLQPFSPNDTKFISVQSLHGHADAIQVSHTQWCVISEMNSFSYGGLTCPANHTFCLEVTEDLAMGQINILGRVPLEGDVSPWWEDTFYEQGTRALTDLMSLVEQIIRDTNYHINQAQVEVNLAKRTAEILASSSTRSAQDAYTWWDWVFRGCVIASAVIFTITLVQCCYFRHLIHSLRTSTHAALVLSPLQLPARPGLRP; from the exons ATGGATCTAGAGCCGAGCACCTATCGATGCACCCATACCGAGCCACATAATCAAACACACATAGGATACACAGAGTTAATTTTCAATGTAACCTCCTCCTCTATTAACGACCGCAGTGGACTTAAAGCCTTCATCTGGACCAGCCGGAAGGAGGGGACATACTGCGTGGGGCGATGCGAGGCTAGTCTGGAGACTTACaccagtccccagaactgcacttGGACTCGgcatcattgttttaatttaaccacCTGCGGATATCACAAGCCCACGCAGTGTCCTAAGACCTACCCTCTCCCTCCTGGTGGTCTCATTAAgggaaatgtaaacaaaacctTATTACATGACGTAAATCTTGTAATGGCGCATGTTAGTTACAATATCTCGAACATCCTGTCAGCTTATGTAACCCATTGTGACATAAAGGACAAAACATATGCATGGCTGCAGGCACGGCTCGATGATTTAGTTTCTGATTATAAAGGCAGACTTGCCGTTCAAATTCCACCCGTACGCTCTAAGCGAGACTTGTTCGGAGATGTTACAG GTCTTTTCGGTTCAGGTAACTCTATTGCAAACAcctataaaataacaaaacaatctCAATACTCAGCATGGTTGGCAAATCAAGTGGCCACTGGTTTCCAACACCTCACTAATAGCAATGAGAATATCATTAAGGCTGTAAGGTCCGAAGCGCAGGCGCTTCTTGCCATCAGCCATTCATTATTCAATCAGACCCGTACCATCGAGCGTGCCTTAGCCTGCAGAACATATGCTCAGGATCTGTTTACTGCTGCCAGACAAGAGATTTTAGACCTTCGTCTGCGCAAACCCCCGAGGCATGTTCTAAATGATTTGATAGAAACTTTAGACCTGCACAGGTGGATTGTgtcagaaaaaatgaaagacataaAGCATGCCGAATTATTGACAACTTTTATGATGTACACAGGGACTGAATGTGTGGGATGTATTgggttctttgtttcttttcctttaattcacCCAGAACAGGTGTACCCAAATTCCACTACCATACGCTCTATCGGCGTAGTAGTGAAGAATCAGATTCTAAAATTAGATCACCTTACCGGGTATATCACTATGAGGGGCACAGAGACCATATTCACCACTCGCATGTGTTGTCATGAAACCTCTAGCTATATCATCTGTACCTGTAACACCTTGCAACCTTTTTCTCCCAATGATACCAAATTCATTAGTGTGCAGTCTTTGCATGGCCACGCTGACGCTATCCAGGTTTCCCACACACAATGGTGCGTCATCAGCGAGATGAACTCTTTCTCGTATGGAGGTCTGACCTGTCCAGCAAACCACACTTTCTGCTTGGAAGTGACGGAAGATTTGGCCATGGGTCAGATCAACATTCTAGGCCGAGTTCCACTGGAGGGAGACGTCTCCCCGTGGTGGGAGGACACATTCTACGAACAAGGAACGCGGGCCCTGACTGACCTAATGAGTTTGGTAGAACAGATCATCCGTGACACCAATTACCACATCAACCAGGCTCAGGTGGAGGTGAATCTGGCCAAAAGAACAGCGGAGATCCTGGCCAGCTCCTCTACCCGGTCCGCCCAGGACGCGTACACCTGGTGGGATTGGGTGTTCCGAGGGTGCGTCATCGCTAGCGCAGTCATCTTTACCATCACCCTGgttcaatgctgttattttcgaCACCTAATACACTCTCTGCGCACCTCCACTCATGCTGCTTTGGTTCTCAGCCCCCTCCAGTTGCCAGCGAGACCGGGCTTGAGACCATAA
- the LOC118219818 gene encoding uncharacterized protein LOC118219818 — protein sequence MAHVSYNISNILSAYVTHCDIKDKTYAWLQARLDDLVSDYKGRLAVQIPPVRSKRDLFGDVTGLFGSGNSIANTYKITKQSQYSAWLANQVATGFQHLTNSNENIIKAVRSEAQVLLAISHSLFNQTRTIERALACRTYAQDLFTAARQEILDLRLRKPPRHVLNDLIETLDLHRWIVSEKMKDIKHAELLTTFMMYTGTECVGCIGFFVSFPLIHPEQVYPNSTTIRSIGVVVKNQILKLDHLTGYITMRGTETIFTTRMCCHETSSYIICTCNTLQPFSPNDTKFISVQSLHGHADAIQVSHTQWCVISEMNSFSYGGLTCPANHTFCLEVTEDLAMGQINILGRVPLEGDVSPWWEDTFYEQGTRALTDLMSLVEQIIRDTNYHINQAQVEVNLAKRTAEILASSSTRSAQDAYTWWDWVFRGCVIASAVIFTITLVQCCYFRHLIHSLRTSTHAALVLSPLQLPARPGLRP from the coding sequence ATGGCGCATGTTAGTTACAATATCTCGAACATCCTGTCAGCTTATGTAACCCATTGTGACATAAAGGACAAAACATATGCATGGCTGCAGGCACGGCTCGATGATTTAGTTTCTGATTATAAAGGCAGACTTGCCGTTCAAATTCCACCCGTACGCTCTAAGCGAGACTTGTTCGGAGATGTTACAGGTCTTTTCGGTTCAGGTAACTCTATTGCAAACAcctataaaataacaaaacaatctCAATACTCAGCATGGTTGGCAAATCAAGTGGCCACTGGTTTCCAACACCTCACTAATAGCAATGAGAATATCATTAAGGCTGTAAGGTCCGAAGCGCAGGTGCTTCTTGCCATCAGCCATTCATTATTCAATCAGACCCGTACCATCGAGCGTGCCTTAGCCTGCAGAACATATGCTCAGGATCTGTTTACTGCTGCCAGACAAGAGATTTTAGACCTTCGTCTGCGCAAACCCCCGAGGCATGTTCTAAATGATTTGATAGAAACTTTAGACCTGCACAGGTGGATTGTgtcagaaaaaatgaaagacataaAGCATGCCGAATTATTGACAACTTTTATGATGTACACAGGGACTGAATGTGTGGGATGTATTgggttctttgtttcttttcctttaattcacCCAGAACAGGTGTACCCAAATTCCACTACCATACGCTCTATCGGCGTAGTAGTGAAGAATCAGATTCTAAAATTAGATCACCTTACCGGGTATATCACTATGAGGGGCACAGAGACCATATTCACCACTCGCATGTGTTGTCATGAAACCTCTAGCTATATCATCTGTACCTGTAACACCTTGCAACCTTTTTCTCCCAATGATACCAAATTCATTAGTGTGCAGTCTTTGCATGGCCACGCTGACGCTATCCAGGTTTCCCACACACAATGGTGCGTCATCAGCGAGATGAACTCTTTCTCGTATGGAGGTCTGACCTGTCCAGCAAACCACACTTTCTGCTTGGAAGTGACGGAAGATTTGGCCATGGGTCAGATCAACATTCTAGGCCGAGTTCCACTGGAGGGAGACGTCTCCCCGTGGTGGGAGGACACATTCTACGAACAAGGAACGCGGGCCCTGACTGACCTAATGAGTTTGGTAGAACAGATCATCCGTGACACCAATTACCACATCAACCAGGCTCAGGTGGAGGTGAATCTGGCCAAAAGAACAGCGGAGATCCTGGCCAGCTCCTCTACCCGGTCCGCCCAGGACGCGTACACCTGGTGGGATTGGGTGTTCCGAGGGTGCGTCATCGCTAGCGCAGTCATCTTTACCATCACCCTGgttcaatgctgttattttcgaCACCTAATACACTCTCTGCGCACCTCCACTCATGCTGCTTTGGTTCTCAGCCCCCTCCAGTTGCCAGCGAGACCGGGCTTGAGACCATAA